Proteins encoded within one genomic window of Pygocentrus nattereri isolate fPygNat1 chromosome 7, fPygNat1.pri, whole genome shotgun sequence:
- the LOC119263693 gene encoding uncharacterized protein LOC119263693 has translation MAMSRFNRARRSITKAKDFRDDIAILMQPYANWEEYLTPAPLSIALLGQLIRISAVDDFSINKNPPKDGFKFIRYSDSFKACLFQVCNAGWQAFNDAHKNMDQIRLYTGQIPDHIKNVVGIIVQEDTALVQTILPAELENIERISSECLQLAEKTEGKFSEVINLMEALLNAGQCYDVELQEIKKNIEIAKMRKDSAEEAKTLADQACKKLEESVDRAQNEYEKALDSIPSGWELFGMQLLSSVSELAMTVAVGYAITQFLGPIGGYIFSGVGAIPVITGGIWDIIKATKEGSTTSHTSPANQMQVKEVMSAYNVFARSGQILLLSAKMNDFYNGNKLNWTELYDQKNETLKSDFVKKMFAKTKQDIITEEESRFKTEALNICEKGISICTELAKCAPSKECDDATTMKLIEDITSLNNAAQVFDSKSKFYTNCPPLSVEPPHSTKQQTSDSPDSLHVNLARLRVEQSEVMLNKVTEMHDKAFKNMEKKRIELLDIVMELQRLQPKEIDFEKRIIALAKGLEAMGQVKEQWEKLVHFFQLITNTFKTILTHHLNSFTQTVELAVKHSYTFDKFIKDKIYTNTLNASAYAYLVNMISTTYTEVSGEYLMDSVSTLGKLMAMDPNSIAFHSEMAKFEVNCTKAEESIRGIAAKNKKEIELRCQDRILQIQTVLKPALPPISEEANEKLKKIIQEAMKALPQEEKETKPVVMTELMSKEETDQFV, from the coding sequence ATGGCAATGTCAAGGTTCAACCGAGCCCGTAGGAGCATCACCAAAGCAAAGGATTTCAGAGATGACATTGCAATTTTAATGCAGCCCTATGCAAACTGGGAAGAATATCTGACACCAGCTCCCCTTTCCATCGCTTTACTGGGACAGCTGATCCGTATTTCTGCTGTGGATGATTTCTCCATCAATAAAAACCCTCCTAAAGATGGCTTCAAGTTTATCAGATATTCTGACTCTTTCAAGGCCTGCCTCTTTCAAGTATGCAATGCTGGGTGGCAAGCTTTCAATGACGCTCACAAGAACATGGACCAAATTCGTCTGTACACTGGACAGATTCCAGACCACATCAAAAATGTAGTTGGGATCATTGTCCAGGAGGATACTGCTCTTGTCCAAACCATCCTACCAGCTGAACTTGAGAACATTGAGCGCATATCATCAGAATGCTTACAACTGGCTGAAAAAACTGAGGGAAAGTTCTCAGAGGTCATTAATTTGATGGAGGCTTTACTCAATGCAGGACAGTGTTATGATGTGGAAttacaagaaataaaaaaaaacattgaaatagCAAAGATGAGAAAGGATTCCGCTGAGGAGGCAAAAACGTTGGCTGACCAAGCTTGTAAAAAGCTTGAGGAGAGCGTGGATAGGGCCCAGAATGAGTACGAGAAAGCTTTAGACAGTATACCATCTGGATGGGAACTGTTTGGAATGCAGCTTTTGTCGAGTGTATCAGAGTTAGCAATGACAGTAGCAGTTGGTTATGCGATAACACAATTTTTAGGTCCAATTGGTGGTTACATCTTTTCTGGAGTTGGTGCAATTCCAGTCATAACTGGTGGGATTTGGGATATAATCAAAGCAACCAAAGAAGGAAGTACCACAAGTCACACAAGCCCTGCAAACCAGATGCAGGTAAAAGAGGTAATGTCAGCTTACAATGTCTTTGCTCGATCAGGACAGATTCTGTTACTGAGtgcaaaaatgaatgacttcTACAATGGTAACAAACTAAATTGGACTGAATTGTATGACCAGAAGAATGAAACTCTTAAATCTGATTTTGTGAAGAAGATGTTTGCGAAAACCAAACAGGATATAATCACAGAAGAAGAAAGTCGGTTCAAAACTGAAGCCTTGAACATCTGTGAGAAGGGTATCTCCATTTGCACAGAGCTGGCTAAATGTGCCCCAAGTAAGGAATGCGATGATGCCACAACAATGAAACTGATCGAGGACATTACAAGCCTTAACAATGCAGCACAGGTCTTTGACTCCAAAAGCAAGTTTTACACCAATTGTCCACCTCTGTCAGTAGAACCACCTCACTCCACTAAACAGCAGACTAGTGATTCTCCAGATTCGCTCCATGTTAATCTAGCCCGACTCCGAGTCGAACAAAGTGAGGTCATGTTGAACAAAGTGACAGAAATGCATGACAAGGCTTTCAAGAACATGGAGAAGAAGAGGATAGAGCTGTTGGACATTGTGATGGAGCTGCAGCGTCTTCAGCCAAAGGAGATTGACTTTGAGAAAAGAATCATAGCTCTGGCAAAGGGCCTGGAGGCAATGGGACAAGTTAAAGAACAGTGGGAAAAATTGGTGCACTTCTTCCAGCTCATTACAAACACTTTCAAGACTATTCTGACTCACCATCTCAACAGTTTTACTCAGACCGTTGAGTTAGCTGTGAAGCACAGCTACACCTTTGACAAATTTATTAAAGATAAGATCTACACTAACACCTTGAATGCCTCTGCTTATGCCTATCTGGTTAACATGATCTCCACTACTTACACAGAGGTGTCTGGAGAGTACCTGATGGACAGTGTGAGCACTCTGGGAAAACTGATGGCTATGGATCCTAACAGCATAGCATTCCATAGTGAGATGGCAAAATTTGAAGTTAATTGCACAAAAGCAGAAGAAAGTATCAGAGGAATTgcagccaaaaataaaaaagaaattgagCTCAGATGCCAGGACAGAATCCTCCAAATCCAGACAGTACTGAAGCCAGCACTGCCCCCAATCTCTGAGGaggcgaatgagaaactgaagaaaATAATACAAGAGGCAATGAAGGCACTACCTCAAGAAGAGAAGGAGACAAAACCTGTGGTGATGACTGAGCTCATGTCAAAGGAAGAGACTGATCAGTTTGTTTGA